Proteins encoded together in one Prunus dulcis chromosome 3, ALMONDv2, whole genome shotgun sequence window:
- the LOC117623348 gene encoding 60S ribosomal protein L7a-2: MAPKRGVKAPVAAKKKTEKVVNPLFEKRPKQFGIGGALPPKRDLTRFVKWPKVVQVQRKKRILKQRLKVPPALNQFTKTLDKNLATSLFKMLLKYRPEDKAAKKERLLKRAQAESEGKTVEAKKPIVVKYGLNHVTYLIEQNKAQLVVIAHDVDPIELVVWLPALCRKMEIPYCIVKGKARLGSIVHKKTASVLCLTTVKNEDKLEFSKVLEAIKANFNDKYDEYRKKWGGGIMGSKSQAKTRAKERLLAKEAAQRMN; encoded by the exons ATG GCTCCGAAAAGAGGTGTCAAAGCTCCAGTCGcagcgaagaagaagacg GAGAAAGTGGTGAACCCACTGTTCGAGAAACGTCCCAAGCAGTTTGGGATTGGAGGGGCATTGCCTCCAAAGAGAGATCTTACCCGTTTCGTGAAATGGCCCAAGGTTGTTCAAGTtcagaggaagaaaaggatCCTGAAGCAGAGGTTGAAGGTTCCACCAGCTTTGAACCAATTCACCAAGACCCTCGACAAGAACCTGG CTACCAGTCTGTTCAAGATGCTTCTCAAGTATAGGCCAGAAGACAAAGCAGCAAAGAAGGAGCGCCTTTTGAAAAGGGCACAAGCAGAGTCTGAGGGAAAAACTGTTGAAGCCAAAAAACCTATTGTTGTGAAATATGGTCTCAACCATGTCACCTACCTCATTGAGCAG AACAAAGCCCAGCTTGTTGTTATCGCACATGATGTTGACCCAATAGAGTTGGTGGTTTGGCTGCCTGCATTATGTAGGAAGATGGAAATCCCATATTGCATAGTGAAGGGCAAAGCGCGCTTGGGATCG ATTGTCCATAAGAAAACTGCATCAGTTTTGTGCTTGACAACAGTCAAGAATGAAGATAAATTGGAGTTCAGCAAGGTGCTAGAGGCAATCAAG GCCAACTTCAATGACAAGTATGATGAGTACAGGAAAAAGTGGGGTGGCGGCATCATGGGTTCCAAATCCCAGGCCAAAACTAGGGCGAAAGAGAGGCTCCTTGCAAAAGAAGCTGCTCAAAGGATGAATTAA
- the LOC117621374 gene encoding actin-related protein 2 has protein sequence MNNRNVVVCDNGTGYVKCGFAGENFPTSVFPCVVGRPLLRYEESLMEQEIKDVIVGEACAEFRHQLDINYPVNNGIVQNWDDMGHVWDHAFYSELKIDPTECQILLTDPPLNPSKNREKMVETMFEKYNFAGVFIQIQAVLTLYAQGLLTGLVIDSGDGVTHVVPVVDGYSFPHLTKRMNVAGRHITSYLVDLLSRRGYAMNRTADFETVREIKEKLCYISYDYKREYQLGLETTILVKNYTLPDGRVIKVGTERFQAPEALFTPELIDVEGDGMADMVFRCIQEMDIDNRMMLYQHIVLSGGSTMYPGLPSRLEKEILDRYLDVVLKGNKDGLKKLRLRIEDPPRRKHMVYLGGAVLAGIMKDAPEFWITREDYLEEGVACLSKCGQA, from the exons ATGAACAACCGAAATGTCGTCGTCTGCGACAATGGCACCGGG TATGTGAAATGTGGCTTTGCTGGAGAGAATTTCCCTACCTCTGTGTTCCCTTGCGTAGTTGGAAGGCCACTGCTTCGCTATGAGGAATCACTCATGGAACAAGAAATCAAG GATGTCATTGTTGGAGAAGCTTGCGCAGAATTTCGGCATCAGTTGGATATAAATTACCCGGTTAACAACGGCATCGTGCAAAACTGGGATGATATGGGCCATGTCTGGGACCATGCATTCTACAGTGAACTAAAG ATAGATCCTACTGAATGTCAGATACTACTCACGGACCCGCCTCTCAATCCTTCAAAGAACCGTGAAAAAATG GTTGAGACCATGTTTGAGAAATACAATTTTGCTGGTGTCTTCATACAAATTCAAGCTGTTTTAACATTGTATGCTCAAG GTTTGTTAACAGGATTAGTTATTGACTCCGGTGATGGTGTTACTCATGTG GTTCCAGTAGTTGATGGCTACTCATTTCCTCATCTTACAAAGCGAATGAATGTAGCTGGCCGACACATAACATCCTATCTTGTTGATTTGCTCTCAAGGAGGGG GTATGCAATGAATAGGACGGCTGATTTTGAGACTGTCAGGGAAATCAAAGAGAAGCTCTGCTATATAAG TTATGATTACAAAAGGGAGTATCAATTGGGACTTGAGACAACCATACTTGTGAAGAATTACACT CTGCCAGATGGAAGGGTGATTAAAGTTGGCACCGAAAGGTTCCAGGCTCCTGAGGCTCTATTCACTCCt GAACTTATAGATGTCGAAGGTGATGGGATGGCTGACATGGTTTTCCGCTGCATTCAGGAAATGGATATTGACAACAGGATGATG CTCTACCAGCATATAGTTTTAAGTGGAGGGAGCACGATGTATCCTGGATTACCCAGTCG TTTGGAGAAAGAAATACTGGACCGTTATCTTGACGTTGTTTTGAAGGGTAACAAAGATGGACTGAAG AAATTGCGATTGCGAATTGAAGATCCTCCACGAAGAAAGCACATGGTGTATCTAGGTGGTGCAGTCCTTGCAGGAATTATGAAG GATGCTCCTGAATTTTGGATTACCAGGGAGGATTATCTAGAAGAAGGAGTTGCTTGTCTAAGCAAGTGTGGTCAGGCATGA
- the LOC117623319 gene encoding omega-hydroxypalmitate O-feruloyl transferase-like, with protein MVAELGESAAMDNNSNGGSNVFQLRVKQGEPTLVSPAEETEKGLYFLSNLDQNIAVTVRTIYCFKSDDKGNDKAGEVIKNSLKKVLVHYYPLAGRLTISSEGKLIVDCTGEGAVFVEAEADCRIEDIGDITEPDPETLGQLVYDVPGAKNILELPPLVAQVTKFKCGGFALGLCMNHCMFDGIGAMEFVNSWAKIARGLPLTVPPFLDRSILKARNPPTIQHLHQEFSEIIGTSSTSNDLSEEKMLYNSFCFDSEKLEKVKMKAREDRVLDNCTTFEALSAFVWKARTTALKLLPEQQIKLLFAVDGRRKFSPPLPKGYFGNGIVLTNSICQAGDLLEKPLSHAVGLVQDAIKMVTDSYMRSAIDYFELTRARPSLASTLLITTWSRLSFYTTDFGWGEPVLSGPVALPEKEVILFLSNGTEKKNINVLLGLPASAMKVFQELMNI; from the exons ATG GTTGCTGAACTTGGAGAGTCTGCTGCAATGGACAACAACTCTAATGGCGGCAGCAATGTGTTCCAACTAAGAGTGAAGCAAGGAGAGCCAACTCTGGTTTCCCCTGCAGAGGAAACAGAGAAGGGTTTATACTTTCTCTCCAACCTCGACCAAAACATTGCGGTGACTGTTCGTACTATTTATTGCTTCAAGTCAGATGATAAAGGAAATGACAAGGCAGGGGAAGTGATCAAGAATTCTTTGAAGAAGGTTCTTGTCCACTATTACCCTCTTGCCGGGAGACTAACAATCAGCTCAGAGGGAAAGCTCATTGTAGATTGCACCGGTGAAGGAGCTGTTTTTGTCGAGGCTGAAGCAGATTGTAGAATTGAAGATATTGGAGACATAACAGAGCCTGACCCTGAGACTCTTGGACAGCTGGTTTATGATGTTCCTGGTGCCAAGAACATACTAGAGCTGCCTCCTCTGGTGGCTCAG GTGACTAAATTCAAATGTGGAGGGTTTGCTCTAGGCCTGTGCATGAACCACTGTATGTTTGATGGCATTGGCGCTATGGAATTTGTGAACTCATGGGCTAAAATTGCCAGAGGTTTGCCATTGACAGTGCCTCCATTTTTAGACAGAAGCATACTCAAAGCACGGAACCCACCAACTATACAGCACCTGCATCAAGAATTCTCAGAGATTATTGGCACTTCCAGCACCAGTAATGACCtttctgaagaaaaaatgCTATACAACTCCTTCTGCTTTGACAGTGAGAAGCTtgaaaaagtgaaaatgaaagccaGGGAAGACAGGGTTCTTGACAATTGCACTACATTTGAAGCTCTCTCAGCATTCGTGTGGAAAGCTCGAACCACAGCTCTAAAACTGTTGCCTGAACAACAAATAAAGCTCCTATTTGCTGTTGATGGGAGGCGTAAGTTCAGCCCACCACTGCCAAAAGGGTACTTTGGCAATGGCATTGTGTTGACAAATTCCATCTGCCAAGCAGGTGATCTGCTGGAGAAGCCACTGTCACATGCAGTTGGGCTGGTTCAAGATGCAATTAAGATGGTCACTGACAGTTACATGAGATCAGCAATAGATTATTTCGAACTGACAAGAGCTAGGCCTTCTTTGGCCTCCACCCTCTTGATCACAACTTGGTCTAGGCTGTCCTTCTACACAACTGACTTTGGCTGGGGAGAGCCTGTACTTTCAGGTCCAGTGGCATTGCCTGAGAAGGAAGTCATCTTATTCCTTTCTAATGGGACAGAAAAGAAGAACATAAACGTGCTTTTGGGTCTTCCAGCTTCTGCTATGAAGGTGTTTCAGGAACTGATGAATATCTAG
- the LOC117622758 gene encoding UPF0400 protein C337.03 isoform X2 — protein sequence MGSTFNPQILVEKLAKLNNSQASIETLSHWCIFHMNKARQVVETWARQFHSAPREQRLAFLYLANDILQNSRRKGSEFVGEFWKVLPEALRDVIESGDEFGRNAAQRLVGIWDERKVFGSRGQILKQEFVGKHLENINRNGKHSGARLPAGTALDKIVSDYQVIYGQMDEDTILSKCRNAISCLEKVDKEIGGDFNSGQFHGSVFVEEVQGQNAVLRDCIEQLTAVESSRANLVSHLREALQEQEFKLDQVRDQLQAAQSQSEQATNICHRLLNGNNMQSAAHQSSKEAHTSVAPHGFMAVGREQSAPVMYTQQVPFPEKSGHVEDDPRKSAAAAVAAKLTASTSSAQMLSYVLSSLASEGVISNPIKEPSGDYPPEKRPKLENDQSSSYVPQSSNPSPSPPIPHSNVPTTNQQYTPSEAPPPPSSSPPPLPPLPPVPQYPVSQYMQGAVPYSYSMTQQQPPPSMPDYPAGAPVNGISPFMAPENSYQSFQGSDGKFYNQQSSMQMTPISRQ from the exons ATGGGAAGTACATTTAATCCGCAGATTTTAGTGGAAAAGCTAGCCAAGCTCAACAACTCGCAAGCAAGCATAGAGA CTTTATCACATTGGTGCATTTTCCATATGAATAAAGCAAGACAAGTTGTTGAAACATGGGCTAGGCAATTTCATTCCGCTCCACGTGAGCAGAGATTGGCTTTCCTCTATCTTGCAAATGATATTTTACAGAACAGTAGGCGAAAAGGTTCAGAGTTTGTTGGTGAATTTTGGAAGGTTCTTCCAGAAGCTCTTCGTGATGTAATTGAAAGTGGAGATGAATTTGGAAGAAATGCAGCACAACGACTG GTTGGTATATGGGATGAGAGAAAAGTTTTTGGCTCTCGGGGTCAAATTCTCAAGCAAGAGTTTGTGGGAAAGCACCTGGAAAATATTAATAGAAATGGGAAGCATTCGGGTGCCAGACTG CCTGCTGGAACTGCATTGGACAAAATAGTTTCAGATTACCAAGTCATATATGGGCAGATGGATGAAGACACTATATTGAGCAAATGTAGGAATGCTATTAGCTGTCTTGAGAAGGTAGATAAGGAAATTGGTGGTGATTTCAATTCAG GGCAATTTCATGGATCTGTATTTGTGGAGGAGGTTCAAGGGCAGAATGCTGTACTGAGGGACTGTATTGAACAACTAACAGCAGTAGAATCTTCAAGAGCTAATCTTGTGTCGCACCTGAGAGAAGCTCTTCAGGAGCAG GAATTCAAGTTGGATCAAGTCCGAGACCAACTTCAG GCTGCACAATCCCAGTCAGAGCAGGCCACTAATATCTGCCATCGGTTATTGAATGGCAACAATATGCAGTCGGCAGCACACCAGAGCTCAAAAGAAGCTCATACCTCTGTAGCACCCCATGGCTTTATGGCGGTAGGTAGAGAACAATCAGCTCCAGTAATGTACACACAGCAGGTTCCTTTTCCCGAAAAATCTGGTCATGTGGAGGATGATCCCCGCAAGTCTGCAGCTGCTGCAGTGGCAGCAAAGCTGACCGCATCAACGTCCTCAGCCCAGATGCTCTCTTATGTGCTCTCCTCCCTGGCATCAGAGGGTGTTATCAGCAATCCAATTAAAGAGCCTTCTGGTGATTATCCACCCGAAAAGAGGCCTAAGCTCGAGAATGACCAATCGTCATCTTATGTACCACAGAGCTCTAACCCATCTCCATCTCCTCCCATCCCACATTCTAATGTCCCTACGACCAACCAACAATATACTCCTAGTGAGGCACCACCTCCTCCATCATCTTCTCCTCCACCATTGCCACCATTACCACCAGTACCACAATACCCAGTGTCCCAATATATGCAGGGCGCTGTACCATACAGCTACAGCATGACCCAACAACAGCCACCACCCTCAATGCCTGATTACCCAGCAGGAGCTCCAGTAAATGGCATTTCTCCCTTCATGGCACCAGAAAATTCTTATCAGAGTTTTCAGGGTTCAGATGGAAAATTCTACAACCAGCAATCATCCATGCAAATGACGCCAATTTCTAGGCAATAA
- the LOC117622758 gene encoding UPF0400 protein C337.03 isoform X1: MGSTFNPQILVEKLAKLNNSQASIETLSHWCIFHMNKARQVVETWARQFHSAPREQRLAFLYLANDILQNSRRKGSEFVGEFWKVLPEALRDVIESGDEFGRNAAQRLVGIWDERKVFGSRGQILKQEFVGKHLENINRNGKHSGARLKQPAGTALDKIVSDYQVIYGQMDEDTILSKCRNAISCLEKVDKEIGGDFNSGQFHGSVFVEEVQGQNAVLRDCIEQLTAVESSRANLVSHLREALQEQEFKLDQVRDQLQAAQSQSEQATNICHRLLNGNNMQSAAHQSSKEAHTSVAPHGFMAVGREQSAPVMYTQQVPFPEKSGHVEDDPRKSAAAAVAAKLTASTSSAQMLSYVLSSLASEGVISNPIKEPSGDYPPEKRPKLENDQSSSYVPQSSNPSPSPPIPHSNVPTTNQQYTPSEAPPPPSSSPPPLPPLPPVPQYPVSQYMQGAVPYSYSMTQQQPPPSMPDYPAGAPVNGISPFMAPENSYQSFQGSDGKFYNQQSSMQMTPISRQ, translated from the exons ATGGGAAGTACATTTAATCCGCAGATTTTAGTGGAAAAGCTAGCCAAGCTCAACAACTCGCAAGCAAGCATAGAGA CTTTATCACATTGGTGCATTTTCCATATGAATAAAGCAAGACAAGTTGTTGAAACATGGGCTAGGCAATTTCATTCCGCTCCACGTGAGCAGAGATTGGCTTTCCTCTATCTTGCAAATGATATTTTACAGAACAGTAGGCGAAAAGGTTCAGAGTTTGTTGGTGAATTTTGGAAGGTTCTTCCAGAAGCTCTTCGTGATGTAATTGAAAGTGGAGATGAATTTGGAAGAAATGCAGCACAACGACTG GTTGGTATATGGGATGAGAGAAAAGTTTTTGGCTCTCGGGGTCAAATTCTCAAGCAAGAGTTTGTGGGAAAGCACCTGGAAAATATTAATAGAAATGGGAAGCATTCGGGTGCCAGACTG aaacagCCTGCTGGAACTGCATTGGACAAAATAGTTTCAGATTACCAAGTCATATATGGGCAGATGGATGAAGACACTATATTGAGCAAATGTAGGAATGCTATTAGCTGTCTTGAGAAGGTAGATAAGGAAATTGGTGGTGATTTCAATTCAG GGCAATTTCATGGATCTGTATTTGTGGAGGAGGTTCAAGGGCAGAATGCTGTACTGAGGGACTGTATTGAACAACTAACAGCAGTAGAATCTTCAAGAGCTAATCTTGTGTCGCACCTGAGAGAAGCTCTTCAGGAGCAG GAATTCAAGTTGGATCAAGTCCGAGACCAACTTCAG GCTGCACAATCCCAGTCAGAGCAGGCCACTAATATCTGCCATCGGTTATTGAATGGCAACAATATGCAGTCGGCAGCACACCAGAGCTCAAAAGAAGCTCATACCTCTGTAGCACCCCATGGCTTTATGGCGGTAGGTAGAGAACAATCAGCTCCAGTAATGTACACACAGCAGGTTCCTTTTCCCGAAAAATCTGGTCATGTGGAGGATGATCCCCGCAAGTCTGCAGCTGCTGCAGTGGCAGCAAAGCTGACCGCATCAACGTCCTCAGCCCAGATGCTCTCTTATGTGCTCTCCTCCCTGGCATCAGAGGGTGTTATCAGCAATCCAATTAAAGAGCCTTCTGGTGATTATCCACCCGAAAAGAGGCCTAAGCTCGAGAATGACCAATCGTCATCTTATGTACCACAGAGCTCTAACCCATCTCCATCTCCTCCCATCCCACATTCTAATGTCCCTACGACCAACCAACAATATACTCCTAGTGAGGCACCACCTCCTCCATCATCTTCTCCTCCACCATTGCCACCATTACCACCAGTACCACAATACCCAGTGTCCCAATATATGCAGGGCGCTGTACCATACAGCTACAGCATGACCCAACAACAGCCACCACCCTCAATGCCTGATTACCCAGCAGGAGCTCCAGTAAATGGCATTTCTCCCTTCATGGCACCAGAAAATTCTTATCAGAGTTTTCAGGGTTCAGATGGAAAATTCTACAACCAGCAATCATCCATGCAAATGACGCCAATTTCTAGGCAATAA
- the LOC117622336 gene encoding glutaredoxin-C5-like, with protein MQYQTESWGSYMPTRSSMGGDPLERIERMASENAVVIFSVSSCCMCHAIKRLFCGMGVNPTVYELDEDPRGKDLERALMRLLGTSSAVPVVFIGGKLVGAMDRVMASHINGTLVPLLKEAGALWL; from the coding sequence ATGCAGTACCAGACAGAATCATGGGGCTCCTATATGCCCACGAGAAGTAGCATGGGCGGCGACCCACTGGAGCGCATAGAGAGGATGGCCTCAGAGAACGCTGTGGTGATATTCAGCGTGAGCAGCTGCTGCATGTGCCATGCCATCAAGAGGCTGTTTTGTGGCATGGGCGTCAACCCAACTGTGTACGAGCTGGATGAAGACCCGAGAGGCAAGGACTTGGAGAGGGCCCTGATGAGGCTCTTGGGCACCTCCTCTGCTGTTCCTGTGGTCTTCATTGGTGGAAAGCTTGTGGGTGCTATGGACAGAGTCATGGCCTCTCACATCAATGGCACTCTGGTTCCTCTTCTCAAAGAGGCTGGGGCTCTCTGGCTCTGA
- the LOC117622337 gene encoding membrane-anchored ubiquitin-fold protein 4 — protein MPEEDLVELKFRLYDGSDIGPFRYSPASTVAMLKERIVAEWPKDKKIAPKGANDIKLINAGKILENNKTVGQCRAPFGELPRGIITMHVVVQPSVTKAKTEKKVDEAPRKNMCSCSIL, from the exons ATGCCGGAGGAGGACCTGGTTGAGCTTAAGTTCCGTCTCTATGACGGATCGGATATTGGTCCGTTCCGCTACTCACCCGCATCCACAGTGGCAATGCTCAAGGAGAGAATCGTGGCTGAGTGGCCGAAAG ATAAAAAAATTGCACCAAAAGGAGCCAACGACATAAAATTGATAAATGCTGGGAAGATTTTGGAAAACAACAAGACTGTTGGTCAGTGTAGAGCACCATTTGGAGAGCTTCCAAGAGGAATTATCACCATGCATGTTGTTGTTCAGCCTTCTgtaacaaaagcaaaaacag AAAAGAAAGTTGATGAGGCCCCAAGAAAGAATATGTGTTCATGTTCGATATTGTAA